A DNA window from Camelina sativa cultivar DH55 chromosome 13, Cs, whole genome shotgun sequence contains the following coding sequences:
- the LOC104738085 gene encoding uncharacterized protein LOC104738085: MDPRNLNQNEEDGGRGIRKRWTAEEDVNLISAWLNTSKDPVVSNEHRLKSFWKRVTVYYKANDGSSGSNERGPSQCKARWNKINHGVNKFVGCYAQASSRRKSGESEDDVLSMAYELYKNDMEKEVDSIVEEIQYNYTHPDVPPAPIIRRVHIDRGREEGHTRLWNDYLSDNPTYTNAMFRRRFRMNKPLFIRIVTTIENGVPYLRQRRDATGRLGLSALQKCTSAIRMMAYGCSTDAMDEYLRLAETTAHKCLLHFVEGVINLFDDEYLRRPTAEDLQRLLNIGEHRGFPRNGREHRLYALGVEELSHCMVRTIFTWIG, translated from the exons ATGGATCCTAGAAACCTTAATC agaatgaagaagacggAGGAAGAGGAATTAGAAAGCGGTGGACTGCAGAGGAGGATGTCAACCTCATAAGTGCTTGGTTAAACACAAGCAAGGATCCAGTTGTAAGTAATGAGCATCGGCTGAAAAGTTTCTGGAAGAGGGTTACTGTGTACTACAAAGCTAACGATGGGTCATCTGGTTCAAATGAAAGAGGGCCTTCACAATGTAAGGCTAGGTGGAACAAGATAAACCATGGAGTCAATAAGTTTGTGGGGTGTTACGCACAAGCGAGTTCAAGAAGAAAGAgtggagaatcagaagatgatgtaTTGAGCATGGCGTATGAGCTTTACAAGAACGACATGG AAAAGGAAGTTGATAGTATAGTGGAGGAGATCCAATACAACTACACTCACCCAGATGTACCACCAGCTCCAATAATCCGAAGAGTGCACATTGATAGAGGCCGCGAAGAAGGCCACACTCGGTTGTGGAATGATTATCTTAGTGATAATCCGACTTACACTAACGCTATGTTTCGTCGtcgctttagaatgaacaaaccattgttcATTCGTATTGTTACTactattgagaatggagtcccATACCTCAGACAAAGGCGAGATGCTACTGGAAGGCTCGGTCTTTCggcacttcaaaaatgtacgTCGGCTATTCGTATGATGGCGTATGGATGTTCGACAGATGCAATGGATGAATATTTACGACTCGCTGAAACAACCGCCCACAAATGCCTTCTACATTTTGTTGAGGGAGTTATAAATCTGTTTGACGACGAATATCTCAGAAGACCTACAGCGGAAGACCTCCAACGGTTACTGAATATTGGAGAACATCGCGGGTTTCCCCGGAATGGTAgggagcatagattgtatgcattgggagtggaagaattgtcccactgCATGGTAAGAACAATATTCACGTGGATTGGGTAA
- the LOC104736209 gene encoding outer envelope protein 61-like, producing MMSNPDLMNMATESMKNMRPEDLKQAAEQLKHTRPEDMAEIGEKMAKASPEDIAAMRAHADAQFTYQINAAQMLKKKGNELHSRGNFSEAAEKYLRAKNNLKDIPSSKSGALLLACSLNLMSCYLKTNRHEDCVQEGSEVLAYDARNVKALYRRGQAYRDLGLLEDAVSDLSKANEVSPEDETIAVVLRDVKERLGVEGPGNASRGVMIEDITEENTVTSGDNKKQSKEVTGTQRESNVGGLAQGVKTDVDGLQALRDNPEAIRTFQNFISKTDPDTLAALSGGKAGDMSPDMFKTASSMIGKMSPEEIQKMVQTASSFKGDNPFTSTAPSAGNGFAPTPDMLKLASDMMGKMSPEERERMFNMASSLKANAPASTSYSNAEASEQRESLGASGIGSFVGESSSSGNSFVAPRSGFESSIPSAPPADLQEQMRNQMKDPAMRQMFTSMIKNMNPEIMASMSEQFGMKLSQEDAAKAQQAMASLSPDALEKMMRWADRAQTGIEKAKKAKKWLLGRGGLIFAILMLVLAMVLHRLGYIGN from the exons ATGATGTCAAATCCAGATTTGATGAATATGGCAACTGAGAGTATGAAGAACATGAGGCCTGAGGATTTGAAACAAGCTGCTGAACAGCTTAAGCATACTCGCCCTGAGGATATGGCTGAGATTGGTGAGAAGATGGCTAAAGCTTCCCCTGAAGACATTGCTGCTATGCGTGCTCATGCCGATGCTCAGTTTACTTATCAGATTAATGCTGCTCAGATGCTTAAGAAAAAG GGAAACGAGCTTCATAGCCGAGGAAATTTCAGTGAAGCTGCAGAGAAATATTTGCGT GCGAAGAACAATCTGAAAGACATTCCATCTTCTAAAAGTGGCGCACTTTTGTTGGCTTGTTCTCTCAATCTCATGTCATGTTATTTGAAGACAAATCGGCATGAAGATTGCGTACAGGAAGGCTCTGAG GTTTTGGCATATGATGCAAGGAATGTCAAAGCCCTATACAGAAGGGGTCAAGCATACAGAGATCTGGGCCTACTTGAA GATGCTGTCTCCGATCTAAGCAAGGCCAATGAAGTTTCCCCTGAAGATGAGACAATTGCCGTTGTGTTAAg AGATGTCAAGGAAAGATTGGGTGTCGAGGGACCTGGCAATGCATCAAGAG GTGTGATGATTGAAGACATAACTGAAGAAAATACTGTTACTTCCGGAGACAATAAGAAACAGTCTAAAGAGGTTACTGGAACACAACGAGAAAGCAATGTTGGTGGTCTTGCTCAGGGCGTAAAGACTGATGTTGATGGATTGCAGGCCCTCAGAGATAACCCAGAAGCAATCAG AACATTCCAGAACTTCATTTCAAAAACTGATCCCGATACACTTGCTGCTCTGAGCGGAGGCAAAGCTGGAGATATGTCACCAGACATGTTCAAAACTGCTTCGAGCATGATAGGGAAAATGTCACCTGAAGAGATTCAAAAAATGGTTCAAACAGCCTCTTCGTTTAAAGGAGATAACCCTTTCACCTCGACTGCGCCATCTGCAGGAAACGGGTTTGCACCTACACCTGACATGCTCAAACTCGCATCTGATATGATGGGTAAAATGTCACCAGAAGAGCGTGAGAGGATGTTCAACATGGCATCGTCTTTGAAAGCAAACGCTCCAGCTTCAACTTCATACAGCAATGCAGAAGCATCTGAACAACGTGAAAGTTTAGGAGCGAGTGGGATTGGTAGTTTTGTAGGTGAGTCTAGTTCTTCAGGTAATTCCTTTGTGGCTCCAAGAAGCGGTTTCGAATCAAGCATCCCTTCTGCCCCGCCGGCCGACTTGCAGGAGCAGATGAGAAACCAAATGAAAGATCCAGCAATGCGACAG ATGTTCACGTCTATGATAAAGAACATGAATCCGGAGATAATGGCTAGCATGAGCGAACAATTCGGAATGAAGCTTTCTCAAGAAGATGCTGCAAAAGCTCAGCAAGCCATGGCTTCTCTTTCTCCTGACGCCTTGGAGAAAATG ATGCGATGGGCGGATCGGGCTCAAACCGGGATAGAGAAAGCGAAGAAGGCGAAGAAGTGGTTGCTTGGAAGAGGTGGATTAATCTTTGCGATACTAATGCTCGTCTTAGCAATGGTCCTTCATCGGCTCGGCTATATTGGAAACTAA
- the LOC104736211 gene encoding E3 ubiquitin-protein ligase RHF2A has protein sequence MEGAAGDTATSEGHLTSAAAFVEGGIQDACDDACSICLESFCDSDPSTLTSCKHEYHLQCILEWCQRSSQCPMCWQSLSLKDPTSQELLEGVVQERNFRFTPSRNATIFRHPALGDFELQHLPVGVDNAEIEERIIQHLAAAAAMGRARHGVRREGHRSRSSSQSHPQFMVFSSHPNASSPAPHPPMPSSPSQRDESDTVTNLPLSSHSGLGEGSNQPQTSSHPRQVSPSASDSNTRSANQSSPSDQDRAGPSELQSFSESLKSRLNAVSTRYKESISKNTRSWKDKFFSRNTSMADIGSEVKREVSAGIATVSRMMERLETRENSRPSSASVSDVSENDTPESNNEHNRSEAGGEHSMNERGVKDTCATGSGSS, from the exons ATGGAG ggaGCGGCGGGAGATACGGCGACGTCTGAGGGGCATCTGACTTCAGCAGCAGCTTTTGTTGAAGGTGGGATTCAAGATGCTTGTGATGACGCCTGTAGCATTTGTCTTGAATCTTTCTGTGATAGCGATCCTTCTACT TTGACTAGTTGCAAGCATGAGTATCATCTTCAATGCATTCTTGAGTG gTGTCAAAGGAGTTCACAGTGTCCAATGTGTTGGCAATCACTTAGTCTCAAAGACCCCACAAG TCAGGAGTTGCTTGAGGGTGTTGTACAGGAGAGGAATTTCCGCTTCACTCCATCTAGAAATGCCACCATATTTCGTCATCCAGCTCTTGGTGATTTTGAATTACAACAT CTCCCAGTTGGGGTGGATAACGCCGAGATTGAAGAGCGAATCATTCAGCACTTGGCCGCTGCTGCTGCTATGGGAAGAGCGAGACATGGGGTAAGAAGGGAAGGCCACAGAAGCAGGTCTTCAAGTCAAAGCCATCCACAGTTCATGGTGTTTTCTTCGCATCCTAATGCTTCTTCACCTGCACCTCATCCCCCCAtgccttcttctccatctcagAGAGATGAGAGTGACACAGTCACAAACCTTCCGTTGTCTTCTCACAGTGGTTTAGGGGAGGGTTCAAATCAGCCACAAACATCTTCTCATCCCCGCCAGGTTTCTCCCTCGGCATCTGATTCAAACACCAG GTCTGCTAATCAATCTTCCCCAAGTGATCAAGATAGAGCTGGACCATCAGAACTCCAATCATTTTCGGAATCGCTAAAGTCTCGATTAAACGCTGTGTCAACGAG ATACAAAGAATCGATATCAAAGAACACAAGGAGCTGGaaagataaatttttttctcGCAACACGTCCATGGCAGATATTGGCTCTGAGGTTAAACGAGAGGTCAGTGCCGGGATCGCCACTGTGTCCCGCATGATGGAACGTCTAGAAACGAGAGAAAACAGTAGGCCCAGCTCTGCATCTGTATCAGATGTCTCAGAAAATGACACTCCTGAATCAAACAATGAGCATAATAGATCAGAAGCGGGTGGTGAACATTCTATGAATGAAAGAGGTGTTAAAGATACATGTGCGACTGGTTCTGGTTCAAGCTAA
- the LOC104736212 gene encoding replication factor C subunit 1 yields MSDIRKWFMKAHEKGNGSAPKSTSSKTGAVKSAAETAPIKSEQASGDLETAARRKTSKYFGKEKTIVKDEKEVEELPAKRKLKTESDDLSKSRPRKVTKVDDDDDDFDVPIPRKTRDSTPSKKLKSGSGRGIATKTVDKDEDDDGEDAQEKETPLKSGGRGRGGRAASGASTGGRGRGGGRGGFMNFGERKDPPHKGEKEVPEGTPDCLAGSTFVISGTLDSLEREEAEDLIKRHGGRITGSVSKKTTYLLCDEDIGGRKSEKAKELGTKFLTEDGLFDMIRSSKPIKKSLPERTNKGTEKVCAPPKTSPQKEVTRGKPLAKSSPNKVPPAKGKKKIIETSLPWTEKYRPKVPNEIVGNQSLVTQIHNWLSHWHDQFGGTGSKGKGKKVNDAGAKKAILLSGTPGIGKTTSAKLVSQMLGFQTVEVNASDSRGKANSNIAKGIGGSNANTVKELVNNEAMAANMDRSKHPKTVLIMDEVDGMSAGDRGGVADLIASIKISKIPIICICNDKYSQKLKSLVNYCLPLNFRKPTKQQMGKRLMHIAKAEGLEVNEIALEELAERVNGDIRLALNQLQYMSLSMSTIKYDDIRQRLLSSAKDEDISPFSAVDKLFSYNGGKLRMDERIDLSMSDPDLVPLIIQENYLNYRPSGKDEAKRMELLARAAESIADGDIINVQIRRYRQWQLSQSCCVASSILPASLLHGSREVFEQGERNFNRFGGWLGKNSTAGKNRRLMEDLHVHVLASRESSSGRETLRVDYLPLLMNRLTSPLQTLPKDEAVSEVVDFMNSYSISQEDFDTIMELGKFKGRANPMDGVPPPVKAALTRKYNELNKTRMVRVADMVQLPGMKKAPKKRIAAMLEPTVDSLGDEDGEPLAENEEENASDAEEDSEEANDGEKLESNLKNLNARGIQVELDLKGAGSSGSRKAAGKGRGKAADASAEKKATGRGSGTKRKR; encoded by the exons ATG TCGGATATTAGGAAGTGGTTTATGAAAGCCCATGAAAAGGGAAACGGAAGTGCTCCGAAATCGACCTCTTCCAAGACAGGTGCTGTGAAGAGTGCTGCAGAGACTGCACCCATAAAATCAGAGCAG GCTAGTGGAGACCTGGAAACTGCTGCTAGAAGAAAAACGAGCAAGTATTTtggtaaagaaaaaacaatagttAAAGATGAGAAAGAGGTGGAAGAATTACCTGCCAAGAGGAAACTTAAGACTGAGTCCGATGATTTAAGCAAGTCCCGTCCAAGAAAAGTTACCAAGgttgatgatgacgatgacgattTTGATGTACCTATTCCAAGGAAGACTCGTGATAGCACTCCCAGCAAAAAACTAAAGTCGGGGTCAGGTAGAGGAATCGCAACTAAAACTGTTGATAAAGAcgaggatgatgatggtgaagatgCCCAAGAAAAGGAGACTCCTCTGAAATCAGGTGGAAGAGGCCGTGGCGGTAGAGCTGCATCAGGGGCATCAACTGGTGGAAGAGGTAGAGGTGGAGGGCGAGGTGGGTTTATGAATTTTGGTGAAAGGAAAGACCCACCGCATAAAGGAGAAAAG GAGGTTCCTGAAGGCACCCCTGATTGCTTAGCTGGATCGACATTTGTAATTAGTGGAACACTTGATAG tttagaaagagaagaagcagaagatcTTATAAAGCGGCATGGTGGTCGTATTACAGGCTCTGTTAGCAAGAAAACG ACGTACCTTTTGTGTGATGAAGATATCGGCGGAAGGAAATCTGAAAAAGCTAAAGAGCTGGG CACTAAGTTCCTTACAGAGGATGGCCTATTTGACATGATCCGGTCCTCGAAACCCATAAAAAAGTCTCTGCCTGAAAGGACTAACAAAGGCACTGAAAAAGTCTGTGCACCACCGAAGACAAGCCCTCAGAAAGAAGTGACAAGAG GAAAGCCTTTAGCAAAAAGTTCGCCCAACAAGGTTCCCCCAgcgaaaggaaaaaagaaaattattgagACTTCCTTGCCATGGACGGAAAAATACAGACCGAAGGTTCCAAATGAGATTGTTGGGAATCAGTCACTG GTAACTCAGATTCACAACTGGCTGTCCCACTGGCATGATCAATTTGGAGGTACTGGAAGTAAAGGAAAGGGGAAGAAAGTGAATGATGCTGGTGCCAAGAAGGCTATACTTTTGAGCGGAACACCTGGTATTGGAAAAACAACATCAGCAAAGTTGGTTAGTCAGATGCTTGGTTTCCAGACAGTTGAG GTTAATGCTAGTGACAGTCGTGGAAAGGCGAACTCGAATATCGCCAAAGGTATTGGTGGTAGTAATGCTAATACTGTGAAGGAACTTGTCAATAACGAAGCCATGGCCGCTAACATGGATAG GTCAAAGCACCCGAAGACTGTTCTAATCATGGATGAAGTAGATGGAATGTCTGCAGGCGACAGGGGAGGTGTTGCCGATCTTATTGCTAGCattaaaatatcaaagattCCTATCATCTGCATTTGTAATGACAAATATAGTCAGAAACTGAAGAGTTTAGTAAACTACTGTCTTCCCCTCAATTTCCGGAAGCCCACGAAACAGCAG ATGGGAAAAAGGCTGATGCATATTGCTAAAGCAGAAGGCCTTGAAGTTAATGAA aTTGCCCTGGAAGAACTCGCTGAGAGAGTAAATGGTGACATACGATTGGCCCTAAATCAGCTCCAATATATGAGCCTGTCCATGTCAACCATCAAGTATGATGATATCAGGCAACGCCTGCTAAGCAGTGCTAAGGATGAAGATATTTCCCCTTTCTCAGCTGTTGACAA GTTGTTTAGTTATAATGGTGGGAAGCTGAGAATGGATGAACGGATTGACCTAAGCATGAGTGATCCTGATTTGGTTCCTCTAATTATACAG GAAAACTATCTCAATTATAGGCCATCAGGTAAAGATGAGGCAAAACGAATGGAGTTACTTGCTCGTGCTGCGGAATCTATTGCGGATGGAGATATTATCAACGTGCAGATTCGAAGATACAGGCAATGGCAACTTTCTCAGTCATGCTGTGTTGCATCTTCTATTCTCCC AGCTTCGTTGTTGCATGGATCAAGGGAGGTATTCGAGCAG GGTGAGCGTAATTTCAACAGATTTGGTGGGTGGCTTGGCAAGAATTCAACGGCGGGAAAAAATAGACGGTTAATGGAGGATCTGCATGTTCATGTCCTTGCTTCCCGTGAATCCAGCTCTGGAAG GGAGACTCTTCGTGTTGATTATCTTCCCCTGCTCATGAATCGCTTGACTAGCCCACTTCAGACGCTGCCTAAG GATGAAGCTGTTTCAGAAGTTGTTGATTTCATGAACTCCTACTCTATAAGTCAGGAGGACTTCGATACTATTATGGAGTTGGGAAAATTTAAG GGGCGTGCAAATCCGATGGATGGTGTTCCACCTCCAGTTAAAGCAGCTTTGACCAGAAAATATAATGAGTTGAATAAAACCAGAATGGTACGTGTTGCTGACATGGTGCAACTTCCGGGAATGAAAAAGGCCCCTAAGAAGCGAATAGCTGCAATGCTGGAACCAACTGTTGATAGTTTGGGAGATGAGGATGGCGAGCCATTagcagaaaatgaagaagaaaatgcatCAGACGCTGAAGAAGACTCAG AAGAAGCAAACGATGGAGAAAAGCTAGAGTCGAATCTAAAAAATCTGAATGCTAGAG GGATCCAAGTTGAATTGGATTTGAAGGGAGCTGGGAGCTCTGGTTCAAGAAAAGCAGCTGGTAAAGGCAGAGGCAAAGCAGCCGATGCGTCTGCTGAGAAGAAAGCTACAGGGAGAGGCTCTGGTAccaagagaaagagatga
- the LOC104736213 gene encoding protein STRICTOSIDINE SYNTHASE-LIKE 3, with protein sequence MALFLSPTTITLLSLTLSLALYCSIDPFNHCAISDFPNFVSHEVISPRPDEVQWERDSQNSLQKSKILFLNQVQGPESVAFDPLGRGPYTGVADGRVLFWNGERWIDFAYTSSNRSVICDPKPSALSYLRNEHICGRPLGLRFDKRNGDLYIADAYMGLLKVGPEGGLAMPLVTEAGGVPLGFTNDLDIDDDGTVYFTDSSINYQRRNFLQLVFSGDNSGRVLKYDPVAKKAVVLVSNVQFPNGVSISKDGSFFLFCEGDVGRLRRYWLKGKKAGTTDVFALLPGHPDNVRTNQNGEFWVALHCRRNYYSYLMARYPKLRMFILRLPITARTHYSFQIGLRPHGLVVKYSPEGKLMQVLEDSEGKFVRSVSEVEEKDGKLWLGSVLMNFVAVYDL encoded by the exons ATGGCTTTGTTCTTATCTCCTACAACCatcactcttctctctctcaccctCTCCCTCGCGCTCTACTGCAGCATCGACCCTTTCAACCACTGCGCCATCTCCGATTTCCCAAATTTCGTCTCTCACGAGGTTATCTCCCCACGTCCCGATGAAGTTCAATGGGAGAGAGATTCACAGAACTCACTTCAGAAATCAAAGATTCTGTTTTTAAACCAAGTCCAAGGTCCCGAGAGCGTCGCGTTTGATCCTCTCGGACGTGGTCCGTACACAGGTGTTGCTGACGgtagggttttgttttggaacGGTGAGAGATGGATTGATTTCGCTTACACTTCGAGTAATCGGTCGGTGATTTGTGATCCGAAGCCTTCTGCTTTGAGTTACTTGAGGAACGAACATATCTGTGGACGTCCTTTGGGTCTTCGTTTCGATAAGAGAAACGGAGATTTGTACATCGCTGATGCGTATATGGGACTTTTGAAAGTAGGTCCTGAAGGTGGCTTAGCAATGCCGCTTGTAACTGAAGCTGGGGGTGTGCCATTGGGTTTTACTAATGATCTTGacattgatgatgatggaacTGTTTATTTTACTGATAGCAGCATCAATTACCAGAGAAG GAACTTCTTGCAGCTCGTCTTCTCTGGAGACAACAGTGGGAGAGTTCTGAAGTATGATCCAGTAGCTAAGAAAGCTGTTGTTCTAGTCTCTAATGTTCAGTTTCCAAATGGTGTGTCTATCAGCAAAGAcggttctttctttctgttCTGCGAAGGAGATGTTGGAAG ACTAAGAAGATACTGGTTAAAAGGGAAGAAAGCTGGAACGACAGATGTGTTTGCGCTATTACCAGGGCATCCTGATAACGTAAGGACAAACCAAAACGGTGAATTTTGGGTGGCGCTTCATTGCAGGCGCAACTACTACTCATACTTAATGGCAAGATATCCTAAGCTGAGGATGTTCATACTAAGACTCCCAATCACTGCAAGAACACACTACTCGTTCCAGATCGGGTTGCGGCCTCACGGATTGGTGGTTAAGTATAGTCCTGAAGGGAAGCTTATGCAGGTTTTGGAAGATAGTGAAGGGAAGTTTGTGAGATCGGTGAGTGAAGTTGAAGAAAAAGATGGGAAGCTTTGGCTGGGGAGTGTGTTGATGAACTTTGTTGCTGTCTATGACCTCTGA
- the LOC104736215 gene encoding ubiquitin carboxyl-terminal hydrolase 8-like: MNGTSSEESPDSTQRIDSFNGEQRVYFVPLRWWKDAQDSMPSELVEKREILYTATTGSSYGGPMKLINNIFNSDILFDLRREGDALQNGETGEASVSGRDFALVSSDMWLQALKWHHDDKNTERGVKSFSAGGVDRGDVYPVQLRLSVVQETNSLAVKICKKDNSVECFRRACKIFSLDSEQVKCSMHDILPTTFRAHNIFVDLRRYFPVEYSMYTFCFESCXQQADQEMLLELQIYGLSDSIKLKESKKEDGSTQQTNGINGGTVFRFGRSNSLSFLAKAGEAGTLGLTGLQNLGNTCFMNSSLQCLAHTPKLVDFFLGEYSKEINLDNPLGMKGEIALAFGDLLRSLWAPGASTVAPRTFKGKLARFAPQFSGFNQHDSQELLAFLLDGLHEDLNRVRNKPYVEAKDGDGRPDAEVADEYWRNHVARNDSIIVDVCQGQYKSTLVCPICKKVSVMFDPFMYLSLPLPCTSMRTMDLTVMSANGSSLPIPLTVNVPKFGKFEDLHKALVTACSLPEDETLLVTEVYNNRILRFLEEPTDSLTLIRDGDKLVVYRLKKDANNSPLIVYMHQKLEEQFISGKSSPTWKAFGIPLVSRLCDVENGSDVENLYLKLLTSFKMPTELSTENHEIPTEEEATDKADTVGTTTEDTNSIDVKETAESLPDPVLRLYLTDDRGNLIESEVLKEKPINKSKRVNVLARWPVKELDVYDTCLLSSLPEVCKFGTKRPQETVSLYKCLEAFLTEEPLGPDDMWYCPGCKEHRQAIKKLDLWRLPEILVIHLKRFSYSRFMKNKLEAYVDFPLDDLDLSTYISYKNGQTTYRYMLYAISNHYGSMGGGHYTAYVHHGGDRWYDFDDSHVHPISQEKIKTPAAYVLFYKRLVD, translated from the exons ATGAACGGGACGTCGTCCGAGGAATCCCCCGATTCAACTCAGCGGATCGATTCATTCAATGGCGAGCAGAGAGTCTACTTCGTCCCCTTGAG GTGGTGGAAAGATGCCCAAGATTCAATGCCTTCTGAATTAGTTGAAAAAAGAGAGATCTTGTATACAGCAACAACTGGGTCCTCTTATGGAGGCCCTATGAAGTTGATAAATAACATCTTTAACTCCGATATTTTGTTCGATCTGAGGAGAGAAGGAGATGCGTTACAGAATGGTGAAACGGGTGAAGCAAGCGTCTCAGGCAGGGACTTTGCTTTAGTCTCAAGTGATATGTGGCTTCAGGCACTAAAATG GCatcatgatgataaaaatacTGAGAGAGGCGTAAAAAGTTTCTCGGCTGGAGGAGTTGACAGAGGTGATGTTTATCCAGTACAACTCAGGCTCTCCGTTGTGCAGGAAACCAATTCATTGGCGGTTAAAATTTGCAAAAAG GACAATTCAGTTGAATGCTTCAGAAGAGCATGCAAGATATTCAGCCTGGATTCTGAGCAAGTAAAGTGTTCCATGCATGATATTTTACCTACTACA TTCCGTGCACATAatattttcgttgatttaaggAGATATTTCCCTGTAGAATACTCTATGTacactttttgttttgagaGTTGCTNACAACAAGCAGATCAGGAA ATGCTCCTAGAGCTTCAGATTTATGGATTATCAGACTCCATCAAATTGAAGGAATCAAAAAAGGAAGATGGTTCCACACAGCAAACCAATGGCATTAATGGTGGCACAGTGTTTAGATTTGGACGGAGTAATTCTTTGAGCTTTTTGGCAAAAGCTGGAGAAGCTGGAACTTTGGGGTTGACAGGCTTGCAGAATCTAGGAAATACTTGTTTCATGAACAGTTCCCTTCAATGCTTGGCTCACACACCGAAGCTTGTCGACTTCTTTCTTGGAGAGTATAGTAAAGAAATAAATCTTGACAACCCATTGGGAATGAAA GGTGAGATCGCCTTAGCTTTTGGTGATTTGTTGAGGAGTCTGTGGGCGCCAGGTGCATCAACAGTGGCCCCAAGGACATTCAAAGGAAAACTTGCTCGCTTTGCTCCTCAGTTTAGTGGCTTTAATCAGCATGATTCGCAG GAACTTCTAGCTTTCTTGCTTGATGGACTCCACGAGGACTTAAACCGTGTAAGGAACAAGCCTTACGTGGAAGCAAAAGATGGGGATGGCCGTCCAGACGCAGAAGTGGCTGATGAATATTGGCGAAATCATGTGGCTCGCAATGATTCGATAATTGTTGATGTGTGCCAA GGCCAATACAAATCAACATTAGTTTGTCCTATTTGCAAAAAGGTTTCTGTTATGTTTGATCCGTTCATGTACCTATCGCTACCTTTGCCATGCACATCAATGCGAACGATGGATTTAACAGTCATGAGTGCCAATGGGAGTAGTCTGCCTATTCCATTGACTGTCAACGTTCCTAAGTTTGGAAAATTCGAAGATCTTCATAAGGCTCTTGTCACTGCCTGCTCTTTACCAGAGGATGAGACTTTACTGGTTACTGAG GTGTACAATAATCGGATTCTTCGCTTCCTGGAGGAGCCTACTGATTCATTAACCTTGATCAGAGATGGTGACAAACTTGTCGTGTACCGGTTAAAGAAAGATGCAAACAATTCTCCTTTGATTGTGTATATGCATCAGAAGCTGGAAGA GCAGTTTATATCTGGGAAATCTAGCCCAACTTGGAAGGCATTTGGGATCCCCTTGGTCTCTAGGCTTTGTGATGTCGAGAATGGATCTGATGTCGAGAACCTGTACCTGAAGCTGCTTACTTCATTTAAGATGCCTACTGAACTCTCCACAGAGAATCATGAAATTCCAACTGAAGAAGAAGCCACTGATAAAGCAGATACCGTTGGTACTACAACTGAGGATACAAATTCCATTGACGTGAAGGAGACTGCTGAATCTCTTCCAGATCCTGTGTTGAGGCTTTACCTAACTGACGACAGAGGAAACTTAATAGAATCTGAAGTATTGAAAGAAAAGCCTATAAATAAATCCAAGCGGGTGAATGTGCTTGCACGTTGGCCAGTAAAAGAGCTTGACGTTTATGATACTTGTCTTCTGAGCTCCTTACCTGAGGTTTGCAAATTTGGAACTAAGAGACCCCAAGAAACCGTTTCGCTTTACAAGTGCCTTGAAGCATTCTTGACGGAGGAGCCTCTTGGTCCTGATGACATGTG GTATTGTCCTGGCTGCAAAGAACACCGGCAAGCCATTAAAAAGTTAGATCTCTGGAGGTTGCCAGAGATCCTGGTTATTCACCTGAAGAGATTTTCTTATAGCCGGTTTATGAAGAACAAGCTTGAGGCGTATGTGGACTTCCCGCTCGATGATCTTGATCTATCGACCTACATCTCCTACAAGAATGGTCAGACAACTTATCGCTACATGCTGTATGCGATTAGCAATCACTACGGGAGCATGGGAGGTGGTCATTACACTGCATATGTTCAC CATGGAGGTGATCGATGGTATGACTTTGATGATAGCCATGTCCACCCAATCAGTCAAGAAAAGATCAAGACCCCAGCTGCTTACGTTTTGTTCTATAAACGCCTTGTAGACTAA